The following proteins are co-located in the Procambarus clarkii isolate CNS0578487 chromosome 4, FALCON_Pclarkii_2.0, whole genome shotgun sequence genome:
- the LOC138370341 gene encoding uncharacterized protein, producing the protein MDKVQAFVESGKPEDLEGCTRDQLKQIAEKCGIRLKASKVAGMKDEILRQLRARSEAAEQGAQEGAESRKEDDGQDEVRSQGSSRSSKSSRSSRSSRNRSLERFQLELQMQQQREDKERQFQLEKMKLELQMKNEAEKEKEKTRLEIEKEKARLEVEKEKAQVEKEKAQVEKEKERTKQMQIEANRTLAEQRIEHGLPESTTQVSHPPDVRVREKDIPLFVPEEAESFFEHFEKVASIKEWPQEEWAQLVQLRLTGAAREAYTQLSLEECQDYATVKSSILRSFQLTPEAYRKRFREMIKVGACTFAETARDLERRFQKWIEAAGVGSYADLKQLMVMEKFLEMMHPETKFKIQEAGIKEVKDAADRADMITEAYKSLRENRVRSEARCSNGRSNGVWGGRNYEKPRGVWGEKNFDKWADKSKYPKTQKSRSRTSSESEDGGAKRETDRYPGDQESSKAPQSTSSTSGPRKSNTSGQSQSYSGTYRRDFSQMRCYNCNGLGHVMRDCRQGKRVVTLAMCDPRGKYTNVFRDKPQRANLVNERYRPFMSKGWIRIGSQPEVEVGILRDTGANQSLITRSLIGDGRRLAGSGKMKVYGLLSESDMPVCAVQLRSEYVSAEVMLGVCPDIPIPGVQVILGNDLCGTKVLPRVMAETVPEECPEGHCTCGTPESVNLTDIRGDESGDRQAIEYPVSVVMKTEVADEEDTGEGETVSIQPVEDIDVDIAWLFDEGPAQENEVSVRSKVKMAQPKKNHVKRADLSRAQTAETKSRKVNATVLSMNEERCGHTEDGSRASRCPRAQRHRDSGVKWFEMSGVDMFHRKRGGEIVKKSNSREDERRRDSMCGEMLTSTLGEVKRDVRSSAVGCSTVLEETFRERRRVEGEEVELYRGEKCGKRMMMQAWRNRRKPRTRWESNRMRSRIYEETKRRSVGEDDGVKYDDRRRKYNGSRWKCEDDRGGTDSRCLTLDVKRRRGNGGWRQ; encoded by the coding sequence atggataaggtgcaagcgtttgtggagtcaggcaagcctgaggacttggaaggttgcacgagggatcaattgaaacaaatagcagaaaaatgtggcattaggttgaaagcatctaaagtagctgggatgaaggatgagatcctgaggcagttgagagccagaagtgaagcagcagaacaaggagcccaggaaggagctgaaagtagaaaggaggatgatgggcaggatgaagtgagatcccagggatcgagtaggagcagcaagagtagccgcagtagcaggagtagccgaaataggagcttggagagattccagttagagctccagatgcagcaacaacgagaggacaaggagagacagttccagctggaaaagatgaaattagaactccagatgaaaaatgaagcagagaaggaaaaagaaaaaaccagactggaaatagaaaaagagaaagcaagactagaggtcgaaaaagaaaaagcccaggtcgaaaaagaaaaagcccaggtcgaaaaagaaaaagagagaacaaaacaaatgcagatagaagcgaatagaaccttggctgagcagaggattgaacatgggttgccagagagcaccacccaggtatcacacccaccagatgttagggttagggagaaggacattcccttgtttgttcccgaagaggcagagagctttttcgagcactttgaaaaagtagccagcatcaaggagtggccacaggaggaatgggcccagctggtccagttaagattgaccggtgcagccagggaggcatacacccaattgtcactggaagagtgccaggattatgccacagtaaagagcagcatattgcgctcgtttcagttaaccccagaagcttataggaagcgcttcagagagatgatcaaagttggagcgtgtacgtttgctgagacagcaagggatctggaaagacgattccagaagtggattgaggctgctggagttggatcttatgctgacctgaagcaactgatggtcatggagaagttcttggagatgatgcatcccgaaacaaagttcaagatccaagaagcagggataaaggaggtgaaagatgccgcagatagggcggatatgattactgaagcgtacaagagcttgagggagaacagagtgagaagtgaggcgagatgcagcaatggcagatccaatggagtctggggaggaagaaattatgagaaacccagaggagtctggggtgagaaaaattttgataaatgggcagataaaagtaagtacccaaaaactcagaagagtaggtcgcgcacttcgtctgaaagtgaagatggaggagcaaaacgagaaactgatcggtatccaggagatcaagagtccagtaaagctccacagagtacgagtagtacgtctggcccgaggaagtccaatacgagtgggcagagtcagagctactctggtacatatagaagagatttttcccagatgagatgttacaattgtaacggattgggtcacgtgatgcgagattgtcggcagggcaagagagttgtgaccctggccatgtgtgacccccgaggtaaatatactaatgtgttccgagacaaaccacagagagcgaacttagtgaacgagaggtataggccgttcatgagcaaaggttggatcagaataggaagccaacctgaagtagaagttggtatcttaagagataccggagctaatcagagcttgattacgagaagcctgattggggatggtcgacggttagctggcagtgggaagatgaaagtatatgggttattgtcggagagtgacatgcccgtatgtgctgtccagctaaggtcggaatatgtgtcggcggaggtgatgttgggagtgtgccccgacatacctattccaggagtccaagtgatcctgggaaatgacttgtgcgggacaaaggtgttgccaagagtcatggcggagactgtgccagaggagtgcccagaaggccactgcacgtgtgggacacctgagagtgtgaacctgactgacatccgtggggatgagtcaggagaccgccaagccattgagtaccctgtctcggtagtgatgaagacagaggtggccgacgaggaagacactggagaaggtgagacagtgtcgattcaaccggtggaagatatcgacgtagatatagcgtggctgtttgatgaaggtccagcccaggaaaatgaagtctcggtgaggtcaaaagtgaagatggcccagccgaagaagaatcatgtgaagagagcggacctgagtagagcccagactgctgaaactaagagtcggaaggtgaatgcaactgtgctgagtatgaatgaggaaagatgtggacatactgaggacgggagtagagcgtcacgttgtccacgagcacagaggcatagggatagtggagttaagtggtttgagatgtcaggagtcgacatgttccacagaaaacgtggcggagagatagtgaagaagagtaatagccgagaagatGAAAGGAGAagggacagtatgtgtggagagatgcttacgagcactctaggagaggtaaagcgagatgtacggtcgagtgctgttggatgtagtacagtgctcgaagaaacttttagggaacgaagaagagttgaaggagaagaagtggagttgtatagaggtgagaagtgtgggaagaggatgatgatgcaagcatggaggaatagaagaaagccgaggactcggtgggagtcgaacaggatgaggtctcggatatatgaggagacgaaaaggaggagcgtcggtgaagacgatggagtgaagtatgatgacaggagacgaaagtataatggcagtagatggaagtgtgaagacgacagaggaggtacggacagcagatgtctgactctggacgtgaagagaagacgaggaaacggagggtggagacagtaa